One window of the Leptospira broomii serovar Hurstbridge str. 5399 genome contains the following:
- a CDS encoding DUF1365 domain-containing protein yields MGLNSKIIEAKVMHDRRIPKRNRFRYGIFTFQIDLDELDLLNQSFRLIGRNNRRLFAFRDADHMDFGKAGIKENFLEYVSRAGVKEKVGRVTLVTNLRILGYTFNPVSFYFAEDEFGRPLCSVAEVGNTFGEMKHYFLGKETLDARGFRRQEGKFFYVSPFISLDSVFDFRLNPPADDRLNIRIDALEKGETIMMTTYTGKARRLTDLGLLWMFFKYPFVTFKVISLIHWQALKLYLNKIPFIRKNENIDLQIGVHLGKR; encoded by the coding sequence ATGGGCTTGAATTCCAAAATAATCGAAGCAAAAGTGATGCACGATCGCCGTATTCCAAAGCGAAACCGTTTTCGTTACGGAATTTTTACCTTTCAGATCGACTTGGACGAATTAGATTTGCTGAATCAGTCGTTTCGGCTCATAGGGAGAAATAACCGACGCCTCTTCGCGTTTCGGGATGCCGATCATATGGATTTTGGAAAGGCGGGAATTAAGGAGAATTTTTTAGAGTACGTAAGTCGGGCAGGGGTCAAAGAGAAGGTAGGCAGAGTCACGCTAGTCACGAATCTGCGAATTCTAGGCTATACGTTTAATCCGGTTTCGTTTTACTTTGCGGAAGATGAATTCGGTCGACCGCTTTGTAGCGTTGCGGAAGTAGGAAATACTTTCGGAGAAATGAAACATTACTTTTTGGGAAAGGAAACTCTGGATGCCCGAGGTTTCCGGAGACAAGAAGGAAAGTTTTTTTACGTTTCCCCGTTCATAAGTCTTGACTCCGTTTTCGATTTTCGACTCAATCCGCCGGCGGATGATCGATTGAACATTCGGATCGATGCTCTCGAAAAAGGCGAGACCATAATGATGACGACCTATACCGGAAAGGCAAGGAGATTGACCGACCTAGGATTACTTTGGATGTTTTTCAAATATCCGTTCGTTACGTTTAAGGTAATAAGTTTGATTCACTGGCAGGCGCTCAAACTTTACTTAAACAAAATTCCGTTCATTCGAAAAAATGAAAACATCGATCTGCAGATAGGAGTTCATCTTGGAAAGCGATAA
- a CDS encoding SAM-dependent methyltransferase produces MESDNFVKVEPLESGASFGVEGYGFYRRIFFGALSGMNKGSLRILFPNGGQTYLGDPNSTVSSEFHHALIQVKNPVFFKKLVLYGDIGLAESYMDGDWDTDDIRAIICWFLLNIDSTPSISGSNKSFFHLTLMNIGNRLLHLFRANSLRGSKKNILEHYDLGNDFYKKFLDSTMTYSCAYFKESGMTLADAQTAKIKRLCKKLRLEPNDHILEIGTGWAEFSTYVAKNYGCRVTSYTISEEQFKFATEKIRSMGLEDKIEVILKDYRLVEGTYDKIVTVEMLEAVGHEYFEDFFSMCNRVLKKDGLMVHQIITCPDSRYESFRKGIDFIQKHIFPGSLIPSIARINQAINRTSDMFLHEIEDIGRNYDRTLLSWLQSFESNLLGIRELGHDETFIRKWRYYFSYCAAAFHMRNISVVQAVYTRPNNLKLNRA; encoded by the coding sequence TTGGAAAGCGATAATTTCGTTAAGGTTGAACCTTTGGAATCCGGCGCCTCGTTCGGCGTAGAGGGATACGGATTTTATAGAAGGATTTTTTTTGGAGCTTTATCCGGAATGAATAAAGGATCCCTTCGAATTCTATTCCCGAACGGAGGACAGACTTATCTCGGAGATCCGAATTCGACCGTTTCTTCAGAATTCCATCATGCGTTGATCCAGGTAAAAAATCCCGTGTTCTTTAAAAAGCTGGTTCTTTACGGAGATATTGGATTGGCGGAATCCTATATGGACGGCGATTGGGATACTGATGATATTCGAGCGATTATCTGCTGGTTTCTTCTAAACATCGATAGTACTCCCTCCATTAGCGGTTCTAATAAGAGTTTTTTTCATTTAACGTTGATGAATATAGGAAATAGGCTCCTTCATCTTTTTAGGGCCAATTCCCTCCGCGGTAGTAAAAAAAATATCCTGGAACACTATGACCTCGGAAATGATTTCTATAAGAAATTTCTGGATTCTACGATGACGTATTCCTGTGCCTATTTTAAGGAATCTGGAATGACATTGGCCGACGCTCAAACAGCCAAAATCAAGCGACTTTGTAAAAAATTGAGGCTGGAGCCTAACGACCATATTCTGGAAATTGGAACCGGATGGGCAGAATTTTCGACATATGTGGCTAAGAATTACGGATGCAGAGTGACTTCTTACACGATTTCCGAGGAACAGTTCAAGTTTGCGACTGAGAAAATTCGATCCATGGGACTTGAAGATAAAATCGAAGTTATACTAAAAGACTATCGACTTGTGGAAGGCACCTACGATAAGATTGTCACTGTGGAAATGCTTGAAGCTGTCGGACACGAATACTTTGAGGACTTTTTTTCGATGTGCAATAGGGTTTTAAAAAAAGACGGTTTGATGGTTCACCAAATCATTACCTGTCCCGATTCCCGCTATGAATCCTTCCGTAAAGGAATCGATTTTATACAAAAGCATATCTTCCCGGGTTCTTTGATCCCTTCGATTGCCAGAATCAATCAAGCGATTAATCGCACTAGCGATATGTTTCTCCATGAAATAGAAGATATCGGAAGAAACTATGATCGCACTCTTTTATCTTGGTTGCAGAGTTTTGAAAGTAATCTTTTGGGAATTCGTGAATTGGGCCACGATGAAACTTTTATTCGAAAGTGGAGATACTATTTCTCATATTGTGCGGCAGCATTTCATATGCGTAATATCAGTGTTGTACAAGCGGTATACACTAGACCGAACAATCTCAAGCTAAATCGCGCGTGA
- a CDS encoding DUF2062 domain-containing protein has protein sequence MTESELPKSRQKTSFVQKTKDVIIKELKTGTTPEKIALSLALGAGIGVFPLIGTTMALCALLGFLLRLNPVSVQIANYLMYPFQILFLIPFLELGARISGKELDLGWAYRFVDGDASQLWEGLSDSAIYAVVGWGSVVPLLAITSYFVLLPIVKKINQLVRKDSAKS, from the coding sequence GTGACTGAATCCGAACTTCCAAAGTCCCGGCAAAAGACGTCCTTCGTACAAAAAACGAAGGACGTTATTATAAAAGAACTTAAAACGGGGACAACTCCCGAGAAAATAGCATTGTCCTTGGCGTTAGGGGCCGGGATAGGCGTGTTCCCTCTGATCGGGACCACTATGGCACTTTGTGCCTTACTGGGTTTTCTCCTAAGGTTAAACCCGGTTTCCGTTCAAATTGCAAATTATCTAATGTATCCTTTCCAGATACTTTTCTTGATTCCGTTTCTTGAATTGGGAGCGCGAATCTCCGGCAAAGAGTTGGATTTGGGTTGGGCTTATAGATTTGTTGACGGAGATGCTTCTCAACTATGGGAAGGTTTATCTGATTCCGCGATTTATGCCGTAGTCGGTTGGGGCTCGGTCGTGCCTCTACTCGCTATCACTTCGTACTTCGTTCTTTTGCCGATCGTAAAAAAAATCAATCAGCTCGTTCGTAAAGATTCCGCGAAAAGTTGA
- a CDS encoding DUF1295 domain-containing protein, translated as MYENALFLIFTAWAVVIALMSFLWLLGKALRNYSIVDMGWGLCISTAAIIYFVLGDGYPVRKAIFAFMATVWGWRLSYFILVTRVLTGHEDRRYTAFRTEYGEKVDRKFFTNVFQFQGALGTALSLPFIFPALNASMTIHPLEIFGLGFFAVSVLGESIADSQLADFKLNPLNRGKVCDTGLWKYSRHPNYFFEWLVWVSFGLVSLASPWGWIGLLSPIVMFLLLTQVTGIPLNEEGQLKSKGHAYREYQEKTSSFFPWFPKK; from the coding sequence GTGTACGAAAATGCCTTATTCTTAATATTCACTGCCTGGGCAGTTGTGATTGCTCTGATGAGTTTTCTTTGGCTACTCGGGAAAGCGCTTCGCAATTATTCGATCGTAGATATGGGTTGGGGACTTTGCATTTCCACCGCCGCAATTATTTATTTTGTGCTTGGAGACGGGTATCCGGTGCGGAAAGCAATTTTTGCGTTCATGGCTACCGTATGGGGTTGGAGACTTTCTTATTTTATATTAGTTACGCGCGTTCTTACCGGCCATGAGGATCGGAGATATACCGCTTTCAGAACGGAATATGGAGAGAAGGTCGATCGGAAATTTTTTACGAACGTTTTTCAATTTCAGGGAGCCCTAGGGACCGCTCTTAGTCTTCCTTTCATTTTCCCGGCCTTAAACGCTTCTATGACAATCCATCCTTTGGAAATTTTCGGACTAGGGTTTTTTGCGGTTAGTGTATTGGGAGAATCGATTGCGGATTCTCAATTGGCCGACTTCAAGCTGAATCCATTAAATCGAGGGAAGGTTTGCGACACCGGACTTTGGAAGTATAGCAGACATCCCAATTATTTTTTCGAATGGTTGGTTTGGGTATCTTTCGGGTTAGTTTCCCTTGCATCTCCTTGGGGCTGGATCGGTTTATTATCTCCTATAGTCATGTTCCTGCTGCTGACTCAAGTTACCGGAATTCCTTTAAACGAAGAAGGGCAATTGAAATCGAAGGGTCATGCGTACCGGGAATACCAGGAAAAAACCAGCTCCTTCTTTCCTTGGTTCCCCAAGAAGTAA
- a CDS encoding SAM-dependent methyltransferase, producing MNFLYDLMERDVFPDWLIRFRIRQLLRLRLRQENRGTFEKNQEHLMEYIRTLKTSPIAVHTKSANEQHYEVPADFFKLVMGKHMKYSSGYWVSPTVGIDESERTMLQLTCDRADLSDGMSVLDLGCGWGSLSLYIAEKYPKCKVTGVSNSKSQKIFIDGEAKKKGLSNLTILTMDMNVFKTSIKFDRILSVEMLEHMKNYEVLFERLAGFLKPKGLFFVHIFTHKDYAYPFEVVDDTDWMAKYFFTGGQMPSHNLLLHFQKDFLIEDQWVVNGTHYGLTSEAWLSNMYLHRNEILRILGDTYGSDQAVKWFVYWKVFFMACAELWKYRGGEEWIVSHYLFKKA from the coding sequence ATGAACTTCCTATATGACTTAATGGAGCGGGACGTATTTCCGGACTGGTTGATTCGGTTTCGAATTCGCCAGCTTTTGCGATTACGATTACGCCAAGAGAATCGAGGGACTTTCGAAAAGAATCAAGAACATTTAATGGAATATATTCGGACTCTTAAAACTTCTCCGATAGCGGTTCATACGAAATCGGCTAACGAACAACATTACGAAGTTCCTGCCGATTTTTTTAAGTTAGTCATGGGAAAGCATATGAAATACAGTTCGGGATATTGGGTGTCTCCGACTGTGGGAATCGACGAGTCGGAGCGGACGATGCTTCAGTTGACCTGTGACCGCGCTGATTTATCGGACGGAATGAGCGTTTTAGATTTAGGTTGCGGATGGGGATCACTTTCTCTTTACATTGCCGAGAAATATCCGAAATGCAAAGTCACAGGGGTTTCTAATTCCAAAAGCCAAAAGATCTTCATCGACGGAGAGGCCAAGAAGAAAGGATTGAGCAACCTTACGATTTTGACTATGGATATGAATGTATTTAAGACTTCCATAAAGTTCGATCGTATCCTTTCCGTCGAAATGCTCGAACATATGAAAAACTACGAAGTCTTGTTTGAGAGATTGGCCGGATTTCTAAAACCTAAAGGATTATTCTTCGTACATATATTCACTCATAAGGACTATGCGTATCCTTTCGAGGTTGTGGATGATACCGATTGGATGGCGAAATATTTTTTTACGGGCGGCCAAATGCCGTCTCATAATCTGCTTTTACATTTCCAAAAGGATTTCTTGATAGAGGATCAATGGGTTGTTAACGGAACTCATTACGGGCTTACATCGGAAGCCTGGTTGTCCAATATGTATTTACATCGGAATGAGATACTCCGTATTTTAGGCGATACCTACGGCTCCGATCAAGCCGTTAAGTGGTTCGTTTACTGGAAAGTGTTCTTTATGGCCTGTGCGGAATTATGGAAATATCGAGGAGGCGAAGAATGGATCGTCTCCCATTATCTATTCAAGAAAGCTTAA
- a CDS encoding TetR/AcrR family transcriptional regulator, translating to MKNAPDKNSYHHGDLKRALLDASIRILKEEGYKALSLRKAAMLAGVSQSAPYRHYSDLESLYADIAEEGFKLLSERQRKIQWRYRTNPLLLFREAGVSYVEFALEHQDLFRIMYGNQIESHLKYESLVKMEDDSFKIIVEIIQACETAGIIKTPNVEKSAIAAWTMVHGIAVLLSGKQVMFRSVELRKARKITKDLIFFLYTGMKA from the coding sequence ATGAAAAACGCACCCGACAAAAATTCTTATCACCACGGCGATCTAAAACGTGCTCTTTTGGACGCCTCGATCCGCATTCTAAAAGAAGAAGGCTATAAAGCGCTAAGTCTCCGTAAGGCTGCGATGCTCGCCGGAGTCAGCCAATCCGCTCCCTATAGGCATTATAGCGATCTAGAATCCCTTTACGCCGATATCGCGGAAGAAGGTTTTAAATTACTTTCAGAGCGTCAGCGAAAAATTCAGTGGAGATACCGAACAAATCCGCTCTTACTTTTTAGAGAGGCTGGAGTTTCCTACGTAGAATTCGCCCTGGAGCATCAGGATTTGTTTAGAATCATGTATGGGAATCAGATCGAAAGTCATTTAAAATACGAATCTCTCGTCAAGATGGAGGATGATTCCTTTAAGATCATCGTAGAGATCATCCAAGCTTGCGAAACGGCCGGGATCATCAAAACGCCTAACGTCGAAAAATCCGCCATCGCAGCCTGGACCATGGTGCATGGAATCGCGGTACTTTTATCGGGAAAGCAAGTCATGTTTCGCTCGGTAGAATTGCGTAAAGCAAGGAAGATAACGAAAGATTTGATTTTCTTCCTATACACAGGTATGAAAGCCTGA
- a CDS encoding phytoene desaturase family protein, protein MEIENSENQYDVIFIGSGMGSLTAASLLTQFSGKKVLILEKHFQPGGFTHEFQRKQGKFHWDVGIHYVGDMHEEGLCRKLSDKITKNGVHWHRMPEPFERLVFPSRTFDIYGDPAKFKDDLIRQFPEEQEAIERYLKDIKKTSALFGKSLMLRLSPPSIESFSDLLGDPAITTLKEYFDANFKNEELKGILAAQWGDHGLPPSKVAFAMHASLVQHYINGGYYPVGGAGKIFDAIEPIVKAGGGDVLSSVEVREILIRDGKAIGVKTKALRGEGLERDFFAPVVISCAGAYPTYTKLIPESFPISFRKKLKDFYDREKMTTSLCLYLGLSDSPAKLGFKGENYWIFSSPDHDKNFSERNDWINRSGEIPNLYVSFPSLKNPEAKSHTADVITFTDYENFAEWKSLPWKKRGEDYKILKEKITNRILSTIESKFPGFSKLVEFSELSTPITNEHFTSHPDGAIYGLACVAERYDKEKCPWFDVRTPVSGLFLTGADAGSPGIAGAMMAGLAAATAVIGSNSLLKELRN, encoded by the coding sequence ATGGAAATCGAAAATTCTGAAAATCAATACGACGTTATTTTTATCGGCTCCGGAATGGGAAGTCTGACGGCAGCGAGTCTTTTAACCCAGTTTTCCGGTAAGAAAGTCCTCATTTTGGAAAAGCATTTTCAGCCCGGCGGGTTTACTCACGAATTTCAAAGGAAACAGGGAAAATTCCATTGGGATGTAGGAATTCATTACGTGGGAGATATGCACGAAGAGGGCCTGTGCAGAAAGCTTTCGGATAAGATTACTAAAAATGGAGTTCATTGGCATCGGATGCCAGAGCCCTTCGAGAGATTGGTGTTTCCGTCTAGAACGTTCGACATTTACGGTGATCCGGCAAAATTTAAGGACGACTTGATTCGACAGTTTCCGGAGGAGCAGGAAGCGATCGAGCGTTACCTGAAAGATATCAAGAAAACTTCCGCCTTATTCGGTAAATCGCTTATGTTGCGATTATCTCCTCCGTCAATAGAATCCTTTTCCGACTTATTGGGAGATCCGGCGATCACGACATTGAAAGAGTATTTCGACGCTAATTTCAAAAACGAAGAACTGAAGGGAATTTTAGCCGCTCAGTGGGGAGACCATGGACTTCCACCTTCGAAGGTCGCCTTTGCCATGCACGCTTCATTAGTGCAACATTATATAAACGGCGGATACTATCCCGTCGGGGGCGCAGGAAAAATTTTCGATGCGATCGAACCTATCGTTAAGGCTGGCGGCGGTGACGTCTTGTCCTCTGTGGAAGTTCGGGAAATTTTGATTCGGGACGGTAAGGCGATCGGGGTGAAGACCAAAGCGCTGCGGGGGGAGGGGCTGGAGAGGGATTTTTTTGCGCCGGTTGTAATTTCCTGTGCCGGAGCATATCCTACTTATACAAAACTGATTCCTGAATCGTTTCCGATTTCGTTTCGGAAAAAACTAAAGGATTTTTACGATCGGGAGAAGATGACGACGAGTCTTTGTTTGTATTTAGGGCTTTCCGATAGCCCCGCAAAGTTAGGATTTAAAGGGGAGAACTACTGGATTTTTTCGTCCCCCGATCACGATAAGAATTTCTCCGAAAGGAACGATTGGATCAATAGGTCTGGAGAAATTCCGAATTTGTACGTTTCTTTTCCAAGTCTGAAAAATCCTGAAGCAAAAAGCCATACTGCTGATGTGATTACTTTCACCGATTATGAAAATTTCGCGGAGTGGAAATCTCTTCCTTGGAAGAAACGAGGAGAGGACTATAAGATTCTAAAAGAAAAAATTACGAATCGAATCTTATCCACGATAGAATCCAAGTTTCCGGGGTTTTCAAAGCTAGTGGAATTTTCAGAGTTATCCACTCCTATCACAAACGAGCATTTTACCTCTCATCCTGACGGCGCAATCTACGGACTTGCCTGCGTCGCGGAAAGATATGATAAGGAAAAATGTCCTTGGTTCGACGTTCGTACTCCGGTCTCCGGCCTTTTTCTTACGGGAGCGGATGCCGGATCTCCTGGAATTGCAGGGGCGATGATGGCTGGGCTCGCGGCGGCAACTGCAGTCATAGGGAGCAACTCTCTGCTAAAAGAACTTCGAAATTAA
- a CDS encoding KamA family radical SAM protein has product MGSYSVSNQPYLIDETNWWDWKWQIQHRIKDEDGLSEYLELTDLEKESLLDCSELFSFSATPYYLKLADPSDPLCPIRLQIVPRKEELTPRIWDRIDPLAEESHMPVRGVTHRYPDRALWYLSHVCAVYCRFCTRKRKVSRSMETPSLEDWQEALNYFRAHTEIREVILSGGDPLNLSDSKLDYLLGELKSISHINQVRIHTRYPVTLPMRITEELCSVLRKHFPIFLVTHFNHPKELTPTAIERVGRLIKEGAVVVLNQAVLLKGINDSVETLTDLFYGLTAAGIKPYYLHHCDEVYGSSHFRVPISRGVELMKSIRGRISGLCIPLYVVDLTGGGGKVPLPTDYLEETKPSSYVFRNYRGDLYEIGY; this is encoded by the coding sequence CTGGGATCTTACTCCGTAAGCAATCAGCCTTATCTCATCGACGAAACTAATTGGTGGGATTGGAAATGGCAAATCCAGCACAGGATCAAGGACGAGGACGGGTTAAGCGAATATTTAGAGCTTACCGACCTGGAAAAAGAATCGTTACTGGACTGTAGCGAGCTTTTTTCTTTTTCCGCGACTCCGTATTATTTGAAGCTCGCGGATCCGTCGGATCCGCTCTGTCCGATCCGTCTGCAAATCGTTCCTCGAAAGGAAGAGCTAACTCCGCGAATTTGGGATCGAATCGATCCTCTCGCAGAAGAATCACATATGCCGGTGCGAGGAGTCACTCATCGATATCCGGATCGGGCGCTCTGGTATCTTTCCCATGTATGCGCGGTTTACTGTCGTTTTTGCACTCGAAAAAGAAAAGTGTCTCGTTCAATGGAGACTCCGAGTTTGGAAGATTGGCAGGAAGCGTTGAATTACTTCCGAGCACATACCGAAATTAGAGAAGTCATTCTTTCAGGTGGAGATCCGCTAAATCTCTCCGATTCTAAACTCGATTATCTATTGGGCGAATTAAAATCGATTTCGCATATCAACCAAGTAAGAATTCACACTCGCTATCCGGTCACCTTACCGATGCGAATTACGGAAGAACTTTGTTCGGTCCTACGTAAACATTTTCCGATTTTCCTAGTTACGCATTTTAATCATCCTAAGGAACTTACTCCAACCGCGATAGAAAGAGTCGGACGTCTGATTAAGGAGGGTGCAGTCGTAGTTCTGAACCAAGCGGTTCTCTTGAAAGGAATTAACGATTCGGTCGAAACGCTTACGGATTTGTTCTATGGACTGACGGCCGCCGGAATCAAACCTTATTATTTACATCATTGTGACGAGGTGTACGGCTCTTCTCATTTTCGAGTACCGATCTCGCGAGGTGTGGAACTGATGAAGTCTATCCGCGGAAGAATCAGCGGCCTTTGCATCCCATTATATGTGGTCGACCTTACGGGCGGCGGCGGAAAAGTTCCGCTACCTACGGACTATCTGGAAGAAACGAAACCTTCCTCTTACGTATTTAGAAATTATCGAGGAGATCTGTATGAGATCGGCTATTAG
- the efp gene encoding elongation factor P, with the protein MNLGITEVKKGMVLKVEGELYTVIKSEFVNPGKGSAFIRTKLKNLVRNSSIERTFKAAEKLESVELEKRQMTICYSEGDDIIFMDTNDFEQIPVSKEYLEDILPYLKEETPMEVSFYEGKPIGVIPPNFAILQVTYAEEGLKGDTSGTALKRVTVETGGEINVPIFVKQGDVVKIDLRDLSYVERVNK; encoded by the coding sequence ATGAACTTAGGCATTACCGAAGTTAAGAAGGGCATGGTCCTTAAAGTAGAGGGCGAACTCTACACAGTTATCAAGAGCGAATTCGTCAATCCCGGTAAGGGATCCGCTTTTATCCGCACAAAATTAAAAAATTTGGTCCGCAACAGTTCCATAGAACGGACGTTCAAGGCGGCAGAGAAATTGGAATCCGTAGAACTCGAAAAACGGCAGATGACAATTTGCTATTCCGAGGGGGATGATATAATCTTTATGGATACGAACGATTTCGAGCAAATCCCGGTCTCAAAGGAATACCTAGAAGATATTCTTCCATATTTGAAGGAAGAAACTCCGATGGAAGTTTCCTTTTATGAAGGAAAACCGATAGGCGTAATTCCTCCGAACTTTGCAATTTTACAAGTAACCTATGCTGAAGAAGGTCTTAAAGGGGACACTTCCGGCACGGCATTAAAGCGAGTTACAGTGGAAACTGGCGGTGAAATTAACGTTCCGATTTTTGTAAAGCAAGGCGACGTTGTTAAGATAGATCTTCGCGACTTATCTTATGTGGAAAGAGTCAATAAATAA
- a CDS encoding 1,2-dihydroxy-3-keto-5-methylthiopentene dioxygenase, with protein sequence MATIVQKPGLPEIKDNSEVKSFLEKRGIEYDHWHVPASSDNLTDKEVLSDDEKETLLKNLDNRFQTLKEEEGYQSRDLIVLHPQVPGLSEMLAKFDKVHYHTDAEVRYIVDGSGIFGFSLNGEKFLVKVEKNDFISVPKNTNHWFTLDEKKRIKAVRYFQDMSGWVPNYVEETTVLA encoded by the coding sequence ATGGCGACTATCGTCCAGAAACCCGGGTTACCGGAAATCAAAGACAATTCGGAAGTAAAATCCTTCCTCGAAAAACGCGGAATCGAATACGATCATTGGCATGTGCCTGCGTCTTCCGACAACTTAACCGATAAGGAAGTTCTTTCCGACGACGAGAAAGAAACACTTCTTAAAAACTTGGATAATCGCTTTCAAACGTTAAAGGAAGAAGAGGGGTACCAATCCAGAGATCTAATCGTGCTTCATCCGCAGGTACCCGGCTTATCCGAGATGTTAGCTAAGTTCGATAAGGTTCATTATCATACTGATGCCGAAGTCCGTTATATCGTGGATGGTTCCGGGATATTCGGCTTTTCTCTGAATGGAGAAAAGTTTCTCGTAAAGGTTGAGAAGAACGATTTCATTTCCGTACCGAAAAATACGAATCATTGGTTTACTCTCGATGAAAAGAAAAGAATCAAAGCGGTTCGCTACTTCCAGGATATGAGCGGCTGGGTTCCCAACTATGTGGAAGAAACCACGGTTCTTGCCTAA
- the mtnB gene encoding methylthioribulose 1-phosphate dehydratase → MSIKKELSRLAKSGVLYHSKGWMPGTAGNLSLRDLKKPDVFWVSGSGLDKNLLSKKDFLPVNIETGKVIEGWKGREGLKPSAETSIHRAVYKAYPEIGCSLHVHTLESNLIRSGVNRESQVQEWNLPSLEIIKAFGIWDESPQVFAPIIYNFPVVQEISDTLQAYLEEKKPRVPFCIIENHGITVWGKDLTQANRHLEAADFILKVQTLSR, encoded by the coding sequence ATGTCCATTAAGAAAGAACTCTCCCGACTGGCCAAGTCGGGAGTTCTGTACCATTCGAAGGGTTGGATGCCCGGAACAGCGGGAAATCTTTCCCTTCGCGATTTGAAGAAGCCCGATGTTTTTTGGGTGAGTGGAAGCGGTTTGGATAAAAACCTTTTGAGCAAAAAGGATTTTTTACCCGTCAACATTGAAACTGGAAAAGTGATCGAAGGATGGAAAGGACGGGAAGGATTGAAACCTTCGGCGGAAACTTCCATCCATCGGGCGGTTTATAAAGCCTATCCGGAAATCGGATGTTCCCTACATGTGCATACTCTCGAATCTAATCTAATTCGATCGGGAGTCAATAGGGAGTCCCAGGTGCAGGAGTGGAATTTACCTTCTTTAGAAATTATTAAAGCATTCGGAATTTGGGATGAAAGCCCTCAGGTCTTTGCGCCGATTATTTATAATTTTCCGGTGGTCCAGGAAATATCGGACACCCTGCAAGCATACCTAGAAGAGAAGAAACCTAGAGTTCCGTTCTGTATCATTGAAAATCACGGCATAACGGTTTGGGGAAAGGATCTGACCCAGGCGAATCGGCATTTGGAAGCTGCCGATTTCATACTGAAAGTTCAAACGCTTTCTCGATGA
- a CDS encoding SDR family oxidoreductase, with amino-acid sequence MSKKILVAGAGTGVGRALLEKLHTLSDVEAIGISRRGIPIVQTLKAGVNYACDLTDAKSLSNFCHTLRLHWNRLDALYFTFGDGLFRSIETVSLEDWEKHLALNLTAPYLLTKELSSLFGKGSLLCYLSSTAGRQGFPHSSAYCASKHGIAGFAKAIREEWQTREVRVSIVYAGAIDTPVWDGRDEFDRRDMVPVTDAADFLASLSFQPTTFNLDEIVFLPPKGIL; translated from the coding sequence ATGTCTAAGAAAATATTAGTTGCAGGAGCGGGGACCGGCGTCGGGCGCGCTCTATTAGAAAAACTACATACTCTTTCGGATGTGGAAGCGATCGGAATTTCCCGTAGGGGGATTCCCATCGTCCAAACCTTAAAGGCGGGTGTCAATTATGCCTGCGATCTCACCGATGCAAAAAGCCTTTCGAATTTTTGCCATACTTTGAGACTCCATTGGAACCGTCTGGATGCGCTATACTTCACTTTCGGAGACGGACTATTTCGATCTATCGAAACCGTTTCTTTGGAGGATTGGGAAAAGCATCTTGCACTCAATTTAACGGCACCTTACTTGTTGACTAAGGAATTATCCTCCCTCTTTGGCAAAGGCTCTCTACTTTGTTACTTGTCTTCTACAGCCGGTCGCCAAGGATTCCCGCATTCCTCGGCATACTGCGCGTCTAAGCATGGGATTGCGGGCTTTGCAAAGGCCATTCGAGAAGAATGGCAGACTAGGGAAGTCCGTGTCAGCATCGTCTATGCGGGCGCTATTGATACGCCTGTTTGGGATGGTAGAGACGAATTCGATCGAAGGGATATGGTTCCTGTTACGGATGCTGCGGATTTTCTGGCGAGTCTCTCGTTTCAGCCGACTACGTTCAATTTGGATGAGATCGTTTTTTTGCCTCCCAAAGGAATTTTATAA